Within Erpetoichthys calabaricus chromosome 1 unlocalized genomic scaffold, fErpCal1.3 SUPER_1_unloc_5, whole genome shotgun sequence, the genomic segment ATTCCATATAGATGATCGATCTGAAATTATCTGGTGTATGTAGCAATGTAGGAGCCATCAGAGAAATATTCACAACAGCAGGAATGGAGGTCACAGTCATAATATCTGTTCTAGTTCTTGTTGCACATAATTTATCAATTAATGTCTTAACAAATTTTAGAAAACTTCTGGTTTTGGGGCTGGAAAATGTTTTAAGGCTAAGAGAGCAGAAATATTTTCCTTAGAGGAACCAGCAGGGTGAGCCTTGAGCCCATTCTGTTTAATCTGAGAAAGGGGTTTCTCCTCTGGGAGGACACCGGGTGTAATCTGCTCTGCGCTCGGCAGTTTTGCATTAGTGTATAGTCAACAAAAGTCCTCTAACATCATCTGTGAAGAAACACAGTGCCTGTTCTTCCTGAGGAGGGATAGACTTCCATATTTTTGGTCAtgttgtgacaacaaaaggaaccTGGAAGTGACGCATTTTATTATAGATTCTCAGTAccattttcttgaggtaaggataagtttcctgttcacttgtctgctcacagcaaCTGTCACGAGTAGAGTTTTACATATTCCACAGTGACATCACCTATCAATAATTTATTCAAGCCTCTTAGCTTCAGGCTGCATATGTTAATTCTTTTGTCTCTCCAATTCTGTTTCAACAGTGGATTTGTTCTGCTGTGGCTTGTAGCAAATAATTACACAAAGATGCGCCGAGGGGCCAGTATAACAGCAGAGCCATCAGTATGGTATGAAATCTTCTGGTATGAGTATGCACATAGCAAAAGGCGACTGTGTATCTATGAGGAGTTCAGGACATGTAGTGTTCACTCTGGAGTGTAGGTCAGAACACAGGCAAAAGAATTGAGAGTATTTCACACTGCAGCTCAGAAGGAAATTATAGCTTATTTATTGGATGGTATATAAAGAagtatacatacatgtatatgagtatgaatgtgtgtgaaatgtgtccttcaatttcgttgttccattgtaaaagtgacaatgacaataaagatctatacatctaaattataaagtaaaagccATTAGTAACTTACACAAAAAATCCACTAGATGTCAATATTGTTCTCAAATGAGTCTGGTTACTAAATTGTCGGAggcataaaaatgaaagcaatacAGTTTATCAATAAAACCGCATCGGGAGACTTAACGTAAAGTATtacattaatataaaaacaagaaaataatgagGTCAGTAATAGCACAGTTCACAGTAGTAATGCCAAGTGAATATTCGAAAGAACTTCTGAAGACCGGCATGCACTGTTTACTCAAATTATACGGTTTATTTGATTCATATTAAGGAAATTGTCTATTAATACAATTCATAATGGTCTATTGTATTTGTAGCAGTCAAGACAATAGCGAAACTATACCTTATGCCGTTTtgcactatccatccattttccaacccgctgaatccgaacacagggtcacgggggtctgctggagccaatcccagccaacacagggcacaaggcaggaaacaatcctgggcagggtgccaacccaccgcaggacacacacaaacacacccacccacacaccaagcacacactagggccaatttagaatcgccaatccacctaacctgcacgtctttggaatgtgggaggaaaccggaacgcccggagggaacccacgcagacacagggagaacatgcaaactccacgcagggaggacccaggaatcgaacccaggtccccagatctcccaactgctaggcagcagcgctacccactgcgccaccgtgccgcccgttttgCACTATGCCaccttaaataaaagtaatatttgatacgttgttcttgtgttttattatattgaaatGTGATGACATTGTGGCGTTcttattatgcatttattttcttacattcTCCATATACAAATATTAACAGACAAACTCATTCTGTGGTAGTGACTTGCTGTAAGAGGTCCAGATGTGAAAATACATGTTGCAAGTTTTTGAAGCGTGCATTACACAGGCCTCGAAGCTCCCGATTCCATCTGAAAACGGGGAGGACGACACACGAGCGCATGAGGAGTGTGTCTCTAGAAGGCGACGGGAACGTACGGGCTTCATAGTGTCTGAGGTGCGCTGGTATattaagaactgaaacatgcccTGACTGCAGTTGGATGcttctatagtttttttttacatcactgCAAATTTAAACTCTTAAAAAGCAGATTGGCGCAGCGGGAGCGTGCTGGGCCCATAACCCAGAGGTCGATGGATCGAAACCATCCTCTGCTAACTCTGTTTTTGAACATTAGCATATCTCAGCATTGTATTCTTCACGTGCTATTTACGTAGATCCACTGgtatacattaattttaaaaccCTATACATTTGCAATATTGTTTTCTCTGGAAAGTGTTTTGTGATCGCACACATTGCTATTAAAAGTACAGAATATATTCTTTTTCTGGGTAATATGCTCAGTtcaaaatgacagatttttatCCGCGTCCCGGCTTTAGTCTTTAAACAACGCaattatataagaaaacaaaTGAGTACTTAcgaaaacaaaatactttttacctATTTTAATAAAGTGAATGCCTAAACACCGCGGGCATTTTAGTAGTACGATGGTATAGAAATTAAGGTGTAATGGTGTGATGGTTAGCACTCTGAATCCAGTGATCTGAGTTTGAATCATGGTAGAACCTGCGTTacgttttaaataaaattgctaTTGACCAGTTAATAGTCGGTGAAATGATTTCTACTTACGTATATCTGATAAATACGTTAATTGTAACAAGTCTCAGTCATAAACAAAGATAAATATCTAGATAGATTGACACGCGAACTCAGTTTGGCATAGTAACACAGGGGCGCTTTGCTTAATGTCGTTCGTTAAAGCAAGCTATTGACTGGAAGATATTTAGCAAAGTAACCTTTTAATGGTTCGCCAATcctcaaaaaaaattatttgtgacacaacaatttccaaaaaaagttaaataaaatgtctGTAGCACGTAGTCgttcatatactgtagattcagAAGGCTCAATTAAGAAAGGCTTATAAAGTATAGGCAAAGAGGATAACTACAGTATGTGCATGTTCAACAGTAAGAGAAGAGATTCTGCAGgtagatgagcctgtggtgtcccggataacgggaccaactgtcagacagacctcagtttgtgagacttaagGACCACACCTCTGACgtggatgtgaacaacactgggaCACCAAAAGGAACAGTCCTGCCtgctcttctcttcactctgtacacctcatacTATAAATACAGGATCAGGTCATGTTACTTGTGGAATGTCTCAGATGATTCAGCAATTATGGGGTATAtaatgataagggggatgagacagaggagaggagtcaggtaaaCAACTTTGTTTCTtcgtgcaaagagaattgtctgcatctcagaaatcagcaaaaccaaggaattgcttATTGACTTTTGACACACCAaatagcctctatgtctggtcactaagCAGGTAGTGGATATAAAGATAACGAggttctacaagtacttggggggccACATCAATAACAgggtggactggtctcagaacacagaggaactatataaggaaGGGCACAGCATGCTCTTTTTTACTTGGGAGACTCAATAGTGACATCCATCACATCTTCTGTGACTCTTTGATAACCAGTATGgtgtgtgttgggctggtaagatcacttcaagagaggccactGAATGTACAAGCTaactaaaagggcaggctcagttataggatgcattctggaccatcAGCAAAGGAGAgaggtaaaacaaaactgagtggcattatgaacaatgctgcacattctctccatgacacactaacactgaggcgttttctttcttcttcctttttagtcattctggtatatgtgtgtatatttgtatttatctgtctatttatgtatttattcatttaaagagcttttatagaaagccaaatttccccttggggacaaataaagatctatctatctatctatctatctatctatctatctatctatctatctatctatctatctatctatctatctatctatctatctatctatctatctatctatctatctatctatctatctatctatctatctatctaagagcaGACAAGCGTAACTGAGGGATGTCCAGCTACTGACATTTGAATACATTTATGATGTTGTTGTTGCAATAATTTGCAGAGCTCTGAATTGTTGTAAGGTTTATTCAGTGAGGCAAAGGCATgttactgtgcactattttgtttcctAAGTATAAATTCTAAAACTTCACAATTGTACTTTtccaaacaaaatgtattttccagatgactggataagcaggtttgaaagatGGAAGGACGAATGGATGTAATTGGGTAAAGCACGATGCACATAGCCACCGACTATGTTCGgcaacaattatccatccatccattatccaacccgctatattctaactacagggtgacgggggtctgctggagccaatcccaccaacactgggcgtaaggcaggaaacaagggcgcacacacacacacacacacacacacacacacacacacacacactagggacaatttagaatcgccaatgcacctaactcacatgtctttggactgtgggaggaaacccacgcagacacggggagaacatgcaaactccacgcagggaggacccgggaagctgcGCCACCAAGGCAACAattatgactttaaaaaaaaaaagattttaactaTTGTATGATACACAATGTTTCAattgaataataaatgtattgcTTTTCTTTTGCCTTGTTATTTTTATACTCTGGTGTCTTTTGTGATTTAGTTATAGTTTTGAACATTTGAGacctatttaaataattttatggcACCGTTAAGTGATCAtttggtttacttttattttatttaaataaaaataaactggatttGATAAACATCGGCGAcatgttgattatttatttatttaatttacaagtgGACACAAATATAGAGCAGAGTGGCGCAGCGGAAGCGTGCTGGGCCCATAACCCAGAGGTCGATGGATCGAAACCATCCTCtgctaaaaatttatttttaaccttttattATTCTGTTCAAAGCATCAATTGTATCTTCctgttatgtaacattacttaTTTTGCAAAGTTGTTGTGCCAATAACATACTGAAataatgttttccttttaaagcTCCTTGCAATGGAGCATATTGTCAATCGTTTTCTAGACGAGTCTATGCTGCTGGGTACAAGGCGGGACCTCACCCTGGTCATTGTATACCCACACGTCTATCTGCACTCAGTAAGGGTTTCCCAGcggagaatttcacattagatagatagttcCTTTCTAAGTAGTACCTTCTAGTGAGACAACGAAGTAAACATAAAACGGCCTTATCCAATGTACAAAACATACACACTGTAGTAACCAGCATTGTCACCTAGAGACGGGGATGGAGAGGCGATCGATAGCAGGGTATTCACAGGTGTCCTGAGTTCTACGTTCCTGGAACCCAAGGACATTTCTCGTTATACCTTTCAAGTCCGAGAAGGCTCGAGAACGCTGGTGGAGATTGTCAGGACAGTATAAACACGGCGATGTAAATGATAACGGAGAGACGTGGAAAGGGACACCACACGATCTGTAACACTGTGAGAGTGCAATAGCCCGTCTAGAGAAGTGACTGTTATTTTTACGGAGCGGTTTACATGGCTTTTACAGCGTAGTTTATTTCTGCACGAAGACTATTGTACATCATTTGTTGTGGAAACAATGCGCCCATTATTTGGCTTAACTCCCATTCGTTATGGGTCTTATAGTCTTTCTATCTCGATGCTCTacaataatgtataaaaaatgggCCCCAAGGAAATAATTTTTGTTGTCGCGTTTTATCTAGAGAAATTCGACACGTTTAATATTGTAACGGGAttggaatggaatggaatttGCCGCTTTACACTCCGATGGGCGCTCCCAGCTGCTTATCTCATTTGCCCACACATAAACACCGCCTGCCCAGTGGCGTCGTTAGGCAGGGGTGTTCCAGGGCTTTAGCCTCCGATCTCAAGCGTGTTGCCCCTAATCTTCGAGAGACGTCCCCCAACATGTTCACAGAAGCTAGACCTATAGCCCCTGATCTTTGAGCCTTGTTTCTCCTGTTCAGCTCTCGGAAAACGGCCGTGGACAGCGCGAAATCATCACGCCACCCCCCATGCGGTTTTCAATCGGACGCATCTGACAGTAAAAGGTGTATTACAGAGGTAGGGCTAAATTCTCGCGTACCCGGGGTCACAGGTAACTTGTCTGTCTCCCTGTTCCTGCCCTCCGTGAGCCGACCTAATACTCGGGTACACATTAGAGCCACGCAGCCAGGGGGATGGGCTTCAGCAGCGGTGACACGCCCCTCTCAATTTCCGCTCACTAGCGAGGATTTCAAGTCCGCTTCTCCAGGAATCCCATCATTTTGGACTTGGCCTCTCAAACAGTTAGTCCCTCTTATATCCGGACACAGGTATGCTACAATATGTTTCGTTTGCttcttattttttacaatttttttagaaCATCTATAATTGCTTTTTGGGCAACATAGGAAATGAACAGGTACTGCCATCCAAAGAGTCTCCTAAGACACTCAGAAAACTTCAAGTGAGCTCAACTATGAGGGAAGGTGAGATGTCACAGGTAGGAACTGCGGAAATTCTCACCAGAGGTAAATATAAACTCTTAAATGTGTGAAGGTCGTCCCAAATATGAGACGCAAAAATGCAGTGTATGCATCTGGTAAAGATTCCGAGGGTACAGAAGTATTACaagtatatttacattattaaaaaaagcactgaaaagtttTTAGTATGTCAAACTAGCacctaaaatgtaaataaacacgtTACAGTGCTTCGCCATTACCGTATTTACTGTAGAAAAGTGCTTAAGACGGTTCCATAGTGCAATGGTTAGCACTCTGGACTCTGAATCCAGCGATCCGAGTTCAAATCTCGGTGGAACCTGTTTGTCTGTCTTGGTTCATAAAACTCGGACGCACGAAATAAAGAGACGTTACTGTTCGGTGATAAAAGTTCAGAGCGAgttttaaaagcatacatttaaaaGGACTGTAACTGGTTACTTCACTTGCACACTTCGTGAAAAATCTAAGGCAGTTTACTCGGGTTTGTGCGTTTTTAAATATCTGCAGTGTGGATAGCGGCTGACAATTGAAGTTAATCTGCTTGCAGGGGGACTGTGCAGACCTCCAAATTCTCCTGGAAAGCACTTACTTGTCCTTTGGCTCTCACAAGTGATCAATAATCTGAGGTAGCTAACAtctgttaatattaataataattactatttgCTAATATTAATCAGGTAATATTTGTGTTCTCAACACCCTCCATCCAAAATCTATAAAAACAATCGGAGAATTATTTACATTGCAGGGATTTCTTTTCTTACCCCGAACGGGgaccatttctttctctttctgtattttcttccACATAGAGATATTTGAGGGCACTTTTTTACATGCACAAATTTAACATGATATGAGTGATTTATGATTTATAAATATGCCACAAGTGTGAagaatttaggaacatttattaattcatacagATGTCTTATATACTTTGCACAAGAACTTTTTGGGAAGTAATTGTACATTACAGTTTTGAATCATTCATGTTTTTACAACTTAGGatatgttcagtatttttcaaattgaagttaCCTCTTCACTGTaatggtatattttaatttgtaacatgacaatgatttttgaagtgaagcatatttttttaaaaattcaaaaatctaAATAGCCTGCTCTTGTGTTTTACAATCGAGCTAATGGGTGGAACGCATATTTGTCATGTTCCTGAGGCATCGTTGtaacaaacaaaagtaaactgaaaaaatgtaattttaccacAGATTCTTGGTATTATTTAATTAAGGTTAGGCTACGATTCTTGCTTATTTTTCTGCTCACAGTGGGTGTCATAGCTGGTGTTATGATACCACCATTCCCCTTCTTTCTTCAAATTACAACCCCAagtccaatgaagttgggacgttgtgtaaaacgtaaataaaaacagaatacaatgattttcaAATCCTTTCCAacttatattcaattgaatacactacgaagacaagatatcgaatgttcaaactgataaactttattgttgatTTGCAAATCTACACtccttttgaatttgatgcctgcaacacgttccaaaaaagctgggacaggggcagccaaagactgggaaagttaaggaatgttcaaaaaacaccagttgtgaacattccacaggtgaacaggtgaattggaaacaggtgtttgtcatgattgggtataaaaggagcatccccaaaaggctcagtcattcacaagcaaggatggggcgaggttcaccactttgtgaacaactgtgtgggcaaatagtccagcagtttaagaacaacgtttctcaacatacaattgcaaggaatctagggatttcatcatcaactgtccataatatcatcaaaatattagaaaaatcaatattaggagaaatctctgcacgtaaggctgaataccaacactggatgcccgtgaccttcgatccctcaggcggcactgcattaaaaaccgacatcattctgtaaaggatattaccacgtgggctcaggaacacttcagaaaaccattgtcagttaacacagttcgtcgctacttCTACAAgtacaagttaaaactctaccatgcaaagtgaaagccatatatcaacaacacccagaaatgctgccggcttctctgggcccgagttcatctgagatggactgacgcaaagtggaaaagtgtgctgtggtctgacgagtccacatttcaaattgtttttggaaatcatggacgttgtGTCCTcagggccaaagaggaaaaggaccatccggattgttatcagcgcaaagttcaaaagccagcatctgtgatggtatgggggtgtgttagtgcccatgtcatgggtaacttgcacatctgtgaaggcaccatcaatgctgaaaggtacatacaggttgtggagcaacatatgctgccatccaagcgacgtctttttcagggacgtccctgcttatttcagcaggacaatgtgaagccacattctgcatgtgttacaacagcgtgtcttcgtagtaaaagagtgcgggtacgagactggcctgcctgcagtccacacctgtctcccattgaaaatgtgtggcgcattatgaagagcaaaatacgacaacggagaccccggactgttgagcaactgaagttgtacatcaagcaagaatgggaaagaattccagctgcacagcttcaacaattagtgtcctcagttcccaaacgcttattgagtgttgttaaaaggaaaggtgatacaacacagtggtaaacaggcCCCTGTCCAGGCTTTtctggaacgtgttgcaggcatcaaattcaaaatgagtgaagatttgcaaaacaacaataaagtttatcagtttgaacattcgatatcttgtctttgtagtgtattcaattgagtataggttgaaaaggatttgcaaatcattgtattctgtttttatttacacaacgtcccaacttcattggactTGGGGTTGTACATTCtgcttattattttacttttcatcttCAGTTCCGTTTCTTAAGCAGTTACAGATGCATGCTCAAATTGTAGGATTACATTCTCCCAAACAGTGCATAGTTTTCACATTATACATTCTGTGTGGTTAATTTACAAAGCCTACAGTGAGAGATTTGGCACGGCAATGATGAGTACACATCAGAGAGTCTTTgtactttatacacataacaatacATCTAAACGGATTACACTGcattagtatttttaataaaagtattagATTTTTGTGAAAGAGCCAAACAAACTGCACATATTACAAAaaattctcagaaaatgaaaagtacaccGTGTGCAACACAGCCAAGCTGTGATGAaaccaacttcttcttcttcttctttgtctttttatggCAGTTAGCAGACCCACCTATGGTGCATTACTGCCACCAACTGGACTGGAGTGTGGTGCAGAATAAATATGAAGTAATCATGTTTTCAAGGAGAATGGAGgtacaaaaaaatgttatgaGAGAACAGGCGTCAATgatgtacaataaataatatcaaaaacaacCATGAGAAAAGAAAACCTCACTTTACTCGGGTCACAGAATCCAAATACCACTTATCCCCTTGTGGTTTctcaacatgcaaaatgcatttatattttgctaaaatattttaaatacttccagaaaaacTAGCATAGGGCATAAATGTGAAACATATCCATTAGGATTGAGCTTTTCAATTCAACATCTGTCTCTCCACCTCATTCATCCAACAAGGGTCCTGACTGAAGTGACCTGCTTTTGGGTAACGTGTATCAATAACagagatttaaaaaattatattttaaaattccaaagcCTTATCTACAAACTCAACCTGGCTGCCCTTAACTAGcccaaaagaagaaatgaaaattaacagAGTACTGAATTATACTTGCTAATTGTAAAGGAAAAAACACCtgataaaatgcaaaaaactgCTTACATACATAACACAAAACAATTATAAGTTACTAttgaaatttctaaaaaaaaaaaaaaaaattccatttagAATTAAAAAAGGTCACATCAAATATAGTTTTTAAGAAGACAGAAagtgtattatttaaattttgaatatggAAATTTTGTTTCACCAGGTTCAGTTTCGGATTTACGTGCATCTGCTCTCAATCAGGAGAAAAGTAAAGCCGAGTGAGCTCGCGGTTTGAATCTGAGCGCCCATTTTAGAAGTGCGTGTTTCCTAATAGGTCCGGTCAATACCTTTACAGTACTTAGCTTCGGTTTGTTCGAAAAGTAGTCTACGGCAGTCTGttggtgtttattttgtgtttgaaagCTAACGAATAGTGAGTGATAATGTCCGGTCGCGGAAAAGGAGGAAAGGGCCTTGGCAAAGGTGGTGCTAAGCGCCATCGTAAAGTTCTTCGTGACAATATCCAGGGTATAACAAAGCCTGCCATTCGCCGCTTAGCTCGTCGAGGTGGAGTAAAAGGAATTTCTGGCCCGATATACGAAGAAACTCGCGGAGTGCTTAAGGTTTTTCTGGAGAATGTGATTCGAGATGCCGTTACTTACACAAAACACGCAAAAAGGAAAACCGTCACTGCTATGGATGTCGTCTATGCGTTAAAACGGCAAGGTCAGACACTATATGGTTTTGGGGGTTACGATATGAGTTAGTTAATGTATAGAAATCAATGGCTCTTTAAACGTTCATCCAGGGCGACTGTTACTGAAACCACGCTGCCGCCTCACCGCATTATAGTAAGAACTTCTATACTGCTCAGAGAGACTGTGTATCCTTGGGCAGAGGAGAGCAGGCGTGTCATGTGACTCTACTGGCGCGACCGCATGCTTTTCAGTCATGTGATTTGCCGCATGCTCTGTGGCGCCGTTCTCTCGTGTACTCTTTACTTGAATGTGTGTGCCGCCATCAGGCCGACCTTTTTGTGTCTCCTTTCCTTAATATACAACATCTATCGACTGTTTAATAAAacacgtccgtctgtctgtctgtctgtctgtctcggaGTGTgtggtccctctgagcaatctgattggtcagtttggctttgatggctCCGCGGTACGAAAGTTAGACATGGTACTTGTGCAAAGTTCAATTCCTGATTgtgacttttattattattaattattattattattttcacaaaaagtgttaaaataaagcatttcaaataaaattacgTCTGGCCGCTAATTACTAATAGGGTGCAAGtggagttgccttcaaagatgggaagcatTAGCAAGAATATGAttgatgttttcacagcaggtagTGGCGGAAaaccttaatgtttttttttttttttttgtctattatctttttcagttatatttttttttgtctaactGCTATAAGTAGGATGAGTTTATTCAAGTTTGCAGGCCCTCAAGGTCACTCCGGACTTGAAGTATCAGGTATCTCTCTGAGTAACTTAATACATGATGTCCATATATGGCCTTATTTATATTAGATGAATACGTCATCAGCCGTATGCTAAACATGCCTCGGTATATTCACACTCTCTAGTTGAGATGGACCGTTAAACATTACTGGGCTCTTTAGTTAGATTGGCCAGCAGCCACATCAGAGAGTACGTAGTTTGAACACCCTTTTGGACTCTGCAGCAAAGAtaatagatatatgtgtgtgtgtgtgtttgtgtgtggtatctaaacgaaataaataaataaaaaattgcattAAGTATATAAGTACCAATGAGCTGCGTATACAAACATAATCGATTAAAATGTCAACACTGATCCATTATAGATTACCCGCAGGAAGACGAATTACAACCACCGCATTTTCAGTTTACTGTGAACTGCTATTTGTTAAGTTGACCAGTAGATGGCA encodes:
- the LOC127526430 gene encoding histone H4-like gives rise to the protein MSGRGKGGKGLGKGGAKRHRKVLRDNIQGITKPAIRRLARRGGVKGISGPIYEETRGVLKVFLENVIRDAVTYTKHAKRKTVTAMDVVYALKRQGSALDGLRHTPGYLYGLSLPVKPLI